Proteins encoded by one window of Moorella humiferrea:
- the trpS gene encoding tryptophan--tRNA ligase → MRILSGMRPTGRLHIGHLSVLKNWVRLQEENDCFYFISDWHALTTAYDDTSELKENIRSMLLDWLGAGLDPERSTIFVQSHVKEHAELHLLFSMITPLSWLERVPTYKDQIQQLGKEGKDISTYGFLGYPLLMTADILIYRADGVPVGEDQLPHLEFCREVARRFNYLYKTELFPEPQALLAEVAMLPGVDGRKMSKSYHNDIPMSASPEEVFEKVRMMVTDPARIHKTDPGHPEICLVHRYHEIYNGEEVEETRVSCRGGRIGCVACKKRLAEKINAFLEPVRERRAYWTARPNYLEEILTAGAAKARAAARQTMAMVREAMGV, encoded by the coding sequence ATGCGTATTTTGAGCGGTATGCGCCCCACGGGGCGCCTGCATATCGGTCACTTGAGCGTACTGAAAAATTGGGTGCGTCTTCAGGAAGAAAATGATTGTTTTTATTTTATCTCCGACTGGCATGCCCTCACCACCGCCTATGATGATACTTCAGAGCTTAAGGAAAATATCCGGTCCATGCTCCTGGACTGGCTGGGAGCGGGTCTGGACCCGGAGCGCAGTACAATTTTCGTACAATCCCATGTTAAGGAACATGCCGAACTGCATCTCCTTTTTTCCATGATTACTCCCCTGTCGTGGCTGGAGCGCGTTCCCACATACAAGGATCAAATCCAGCAGCTCGGCAAGGAGGGTAAAGACATCTCCACCTACGGTTTTTTAGGTTATCCATTATTGATGACTGCCGACATCCTGATCTATCGGGCCGACGGCGTACCAGTAGGTGAGGATCAGCTGCCCCACCTGGAGTTTTGCCGGGAGGTGGCGCGCCGCTTTAACTACCTGTATAAAACCGAACTTTTTCCCGAACCCCAGGCGTTACTAGCGGAGGTAGCCATGTTGCCCGGCGTTGATGGCCGTAAAATGAGTAAAAGTTATCATAACGACATTCCCATGTCGGCTTCACCGGAAGAGGTTTTTGAAAAAGTACGGATGATGGTAACCGATCCCGCGCGGATTCATAAAACCGATCCCGGGCATCCCGAGATATGCCTGGTCCATCGTTATCACGAAATATATAACGGTGAGGAAGTGGAAGAAACCAGGGTAAGCTGTCGTGGCGGCCGTATAGGTTGTGTGGCTTGTAAAAAGCGCCTGGCGGAAAAAATAAATGCCTTTTTAGAACCGGTACGGGAAAGACGGGCGTACTGGACGGCGCGGCCAAATTACCTGGAGGAGATATTGACGGCCGGCGCCGCCAAAGCCAGAGCCGCGGCACGCCAGACTATGGCCATGGTGCGGGAGGCCATGGGAGTGTAG
- a CDS encoding site-2 protease family protein: MHLKSLSQLVFGIPAILIALTFHEYAHGKMAYILGDPTARNQGRLTLNPLAHLDALGTLLLIVAGFGWAKPVQINPYYFQMDRRKGMMLVGLAGPVMNLVLAYLAAVALHIFLRLDIGSYWLITFLNLLVGYNVVLAVFNLIPIPPLDGSRVLAGIIPPEGAAAVYRMESYGTLILLLLIATGIIGRIMGPLVTLVLNLIISASGLAFI; this comes from the coding sequence ATGCACCTTAAAAGCCTGAGCCAGCTGGTCTTCGGCATCCCGGCCATTTTGATAGCCCTGACTTTTCACGAATACGCCCACGGCAAGATGGCCTATATTCTGGGGGACCCGACGGCACGGAATCAGGGGCGTCTTACCTTAAATCCCTTGGCCCACCTGGATGCCCTGGGAACGCTGCTCCTTATTGTGGCGGGGTTTGGCTGGGCCAAACCGGTGCAGATCAACCCTTACTATTTCCAAATGGATCGTCGTAAGGGGATGATGCTGGTAGGCCTGGCGGGTCCGGTTATGAATCTTGTGCTGGCATATTTGGCTGCCGTTGCCTTGCATATTTTTTTACGGCTAGATATCGGCAGTTATTGGCTGATTACTTTTTTAAATCTACTCGTTGGTTACAACGTAGTTCTGGCCGTATTCAACCTGATTCCCATACCTCCCCTTGACGGGTCCCGCGTCCTGGCGGGTATAATACCCCCGGAAGGGGCGGCGGCTGTTTATCGTATGGAAAGCTACGGAACCCTGATTTTGCTTCTTCTTATCGCCACGGGTATTATCGGTCGGATTATGGGCCCACTGGTGACGTTGGTCCTTAACTTGATTATTTCGGCCAGCGGCCTGGCCTTTATATAA
- a CDS encoding CCA tRNA nucleotidyltransferase — protein sequence MITYRKFFHRVQQRILSQARKIATAKGLRVYLVGGTVRDLFLGRPEVDLDLAVEGDGLSFAGELARQLGGRVVFHERFLTATVYWSGERVDVATTRREFYPHPGSLPEVELADLEADLARRDFTVNAMALPLNAGDLNAIVDPFGGRLDLDKRILRVLHEDSFSDDPTRLLRGIRFVTRLKFTLEEKTYCLARQALMDGYLERIAAERYWQEFFLLLKERRPVAAWEGLIELGWRGFPEAGLPDMVAGRRVEKLLYQWKWWGKGPLDPSLVYFLVATARLKAEELEDVLEYLNFGRKKRNKVYAARRLLPVLTPSLMGRQLPLSREKGMAPEVVIFALAMTGWSQLPPWV from the coding sequence ATGATTACCTACCGGAAATTTTTTCACCGCGTTCAACAGCGCATCTTATCCCAGGCAAGAAAAATAGCCACTGCCAAGGGTTTGCGCGTTTACCTGGTGGGCGGGACGGTTCGCGATCTTTTTCTGGGCCGTCCGGAAGTCGATTTAGATCTGGCCGTGGAGGGTGACGGTCTTTCCTTCGCCGGGGAGCTGGCCCGTCAGCTGGGAGGGCGGGTGGTTTTTCACGAGCGCTTTTTGACGGCCACCGTCTACTGGAGTGGAGAAAGGGTCGATGTAGCAACAACCAGGAGGGAGTTTTATCCCCATCCAGGTTCTTTACCAGAAGTAGAGCTGGCGGATCTGGAGGCGGATCTGGCCCGCCGCGACTTTACCGTTAACGCCATGGCTCTGCCGCTGAATGCCGGCGATTTAAATGCCATTGTAGATCCGTTTGGGGGTCGTCTCGATTTAGACAAGCGGATATTACGGGTGCTTCATGAAGACAGCTTTAGTGATGATCCGACCCGCCTTTTAAGGGGTATTCGCTTTGTAACTCGTTTAAAGTTTACTCTGGAAGAAAAGACCTATTGTTTGGCGCGTCAGGCCTTAATGGATGGTTATCTGGAACGTATCGCAGCGGAACGATACTGGCAGGAATTTTTCTTGCTGCTGAAAGAACGGCGGCCTGTAGCGGCATGGGAGGGTTTAATTGAGCTGGGATGGAGGGGCTTTCCTGAAGCCGGACTGCCGGATATGGTAGCCGGGCGCCGGGTGGAAAAACTCCTTTACCAGTGGAAGTGGTGGGGAAAAGGCCCCCTGGATCCCAGTTTGGTTTATTTTTTGGTAGCTACGGCAAGATTAAAGGCGGAAGAACTTGAGGATGTTCTTGAGTATTTAAATTTTGGCCGCAAAAAACGAAACAAGGTATATGCCGCCAGGAGACTTCTACCCGTATTAACGCCCTCTCTTATGGGCAGGCAGTTGCCCCTATCGAGAGAGAAGGGTATGGCTCCGGAAGTTGTAATATTTGCCCTGGCTATGACGGGGTGGAGTCAATTACCGCCCTGGGTTTAA
- the lysA gene encoding diaminopimelate decarboxylase, with translation MHLHGTMHIDAKGHLTIGGCSVVELAREFGTPLYIFDEDCIRDNCRKFIRAFAVEEGLGKVIYAGKAFLTMAMCRIIADEGLGLDVVSGGELYTALAAGFPVENIYFHGNNKSYAEICQALEAGIGRFVVDNFAELELLSRLSAERGVKAPVILRVTPGIEAHTHDYIRTGQIDSKFGFTLPNGQALAAAKRLKELPGLEFKGLHCHIGSQIFELEPYRLAATVMMELAAAIKEATGLITSELDLGGGFGIYYTAEDHPQPIGAYAETIFTAVEEAARNLKIPRPLIIVEPGRSIVGPAGSTAYTVGTIKEIPGVRKYVAVDGGMADNIRPALYGAKYEAILANKADRSVVEKVAITGKCCESGDMLIWEAELPQVETGDILVIPCTGAYGYAMSSNYNRLGRPAAVLVKDGTADLILKREDYNDLLRNDVIPHRLVCR, from the coding sequence ATGCACTTACATGGCACCATGCACATCGATGCTAAAGGACACCTCACCATCGGGGGATGCAGCGTTGTCGAACTGGCCAGGGAATTCGGCACCCCCTTATATATTTTTGACGAAGATTGTATACGCGATAACTGCCGGAAGTTTATCAGGGCTTTTGCCGTTGAGGAAGGTTTAGGCAAGGTAATTTATGCTGGCAAGGCCTTTTTGACCATGGCCATGTGCCGGATAATCGCCGACGAGGGACTGGGTCTGGATGTAGTTTCCGGCGGGGAGTTGTACACCGCCCTGGCGGCCGGTTTTCCTGTTGAAAATATTTACTTTCACGGTAACAACAAAAGTTATGCCGAAATTTGCCAGGCCCTGGAGGCGGGTATTGGCAGGTTTGTGGTAGATAATTTCGCCGAATTGGAGCTGTTGAGCCGCTTAAGCGCAGAAAGGGGGGTTAAGGCACCGGTAATTTTAAGGGTGACGCCGGGCATTGAAGCCCATACCCATGATTATATACGTACCGGTCAGATTGATTCTAAATTCGGTTTTACCCTGCCCAACGGTCAGGCCCTGGCAGCCGCCAAAAGGTTGAAAGAACTACCGGGCCTGGAATTTAAAGGCTTACACTGCCATATAGGCTCCCAGATTTTTGAACTGGAGCCTTACAGGCTGGCGGCGACGGTTATGATGGAGTTGGCCGCGGCTATCAAGGAGGCGACGGGTTTAATAACCTCCGAGCTTGATCTTGGAGGGGGGTTCGGCATATATTATACTGCTGAGGACCATCCCCAGCCCATCGGTGCCTATGCCGAAACCATCTTTACTGCAGTCGAGGAGGCCGCCCGGAATTTAAAAATCCCCCGTCCCCTGATAATCGTCGAACCGGGCAGATCCATTGTGGGACCAGCCGGGAGCACTGCCTATACCGTAGGCACAATTAAAGAAATTCCCGGCGTGCGTAAGTACGTTGCCGTTGACGGCGGCATGGCCGACAATATTCGCCCGGCCCTTTACGGTGCCAAATACGAAGCCATATTGGCCAACAAGGCCGATCGTTCAGTTGTCGAGAAAGTAGCTATAACCGGCAAATGCTGCGAGTCCGGTGATATGCTTATTTGGGAGGCAGAGCTACCTCAGGTAGAGACAGGAGACATCCTTGTCATACCTTGTACCGGCGCTTATGGCTATGCTATGTCCAGCAATTACAACCGCCTAGGCCGACCGGCTGCCGTTTTAGTAAAGGATGGAACTGCCGATTTGATTTTAAAACGGGAAGATTACAATGACCTGCTTCGCAATGACGTGATTCCCCACCGGTTGGTTTGTAGGTAA
- a CDS encoding glycosyltransferase family 4 protein, protein MRIAMLHWAFPPIIGGVESHLALLCPYLVRQGHQVSLLTATAQGVPERETWRGVSILRSPLLDLNSLTPESIESRAEDIKRLLENFLLDFKPDIVHAHNFHYFSYIHAAALQEICRRHGWPLVLTAHNVWQDDLWVQMNTLAEGWDQVIAVSNYIRQELMVDGYPAERVTVVYHGTDTTTFKAPSGAELHSILAAYPEWQGRRIIFHPARMSRAKGCDVSIKAMDLVRREFPDALLILAGTTNTVDWGQKQPAEVTEMYRLIADLELEKNVFVRFFPWHEMPSVYKAAEVCIYPSAFQEPFGLVMLEAMATAKPLIVSRAGGMPEIIVPGHNGFLVTMGDYKELARYITFLLRRPEVGKVIGQNGRKITEEKFTTSVMARNTLEVYRELLSLPKAS, encoded by the coding sequence ATGCGTATTGCCATGTTACACTGGGCGTTTCCGCCGATTATCGGGGGAGTGGAATCCCATTTAGCCCTACTCTGCCCCTACCTGGTACGGCAGGGACACCAGGTGAGCCTCCTAACGGCTACGGCCCAGGGGGTGCCGGAGAGGGAAACCTGGCGGGGCGTGTCCATACTCCGTTCGCCCTTGCTCGATTTAAACTCTTTGACACCCGAAAGTATAGAATCCCGGGCTGAAGACATAAAGCGGTTGCTGGAAAATTTCTTGCTGGATTTTAAGCCCGACATTGTCCATGCCCACAACTTCCATTACTTCAGCTACATCCATGCTGCCGCCCTCCAGGAAATTTGCCGCCGCCACGGGTGGCCTTTGGTACTTACGGCCCACAATGTTTGGCAAGACGATTTGTGGGTGCAAATGAATACCCTGGCCGAAGGATGGGATCAGGTGATAGCCGTCAGTAATTACATCCGTCAGGAGTTAATGGTTGACGGCTATCCGGCCGAGAGGGTAACGGTAGTCTATCATGGCACCGACACAACTACTTTCAAGGCGCCTTCCGGGGCTGAGCTGCACTCGATCTTGGCCGCTTACCCGGAATGGCAGGGCCGGCGCATTATATTCCACCCAGCCCGGATGAGCCGAGCTAAGGGTTGTGACGTGAGCATCAAAGCCATGGACCTTGTGCGCCGGGAATTTCCCGATGCTTTACTTATTCTGGCGGGCACCACCAACACCGTCGACTGGGGGCAGAAACAGCCGGCAGAAGTAACTGAGATGTATCGCCTTATCGCCGATTTGGAACTGGAGAAAAATGTTTTCGTACGCTTTTTCCCATGGCATGAGATGCCGTCGGTCTACAAGGCCGCCGAGGTGTGTATTTATCCTTCGGCCTTCCAGGAACCCTTCGGGTTGGTAATGCTGGAAGCCATGGCTACGGCTAAACCCCTTATTGTCAGCAGGGCCGGGGGGATGCCGGAAATCATTGTTCCCGGCCATAACGGCTTTCTAGTTACCATGGGTGATTATAAAGAGTTGGCCCGGTACATCACCTTCTTATTACGCCGCCCGGAGGTGGGGAAGGTTATCGGTCAGAACGGCCGTAAAATTACCGAAGAAAAATTTACAACGTCCGTAATGGCCCGCAATACCCTGGAGGTATACAGGGAGCTGCTGTCCCTGCCCAAAGCCAGTTAG
- a CDS encoding amylo-alpha-1,6-glucosidase: MLETSLDLRNNPCVMEPRTEVLKEGSMFFVFLPDGSLNDAEGGSLGLYYNDTRYLHFMEFTVNGWRAVYLSSTVRDSHFSQIELTNPPFTLADGTLVPAQTIHLRLLRLIKGALYQRLRLINFNAFPVSLTLHFTFAADFRDIFEVRGSRRPRRGELQKTEVHPFGFILNYKGLDNVFRTTSITFEPAPCSIIGQPGRGEGTYEIVLPPKKKIYLYLKIEPDGRGVFDGQINGSFAAVSIELAASYRRWQKQCTQIWTDNNFINDMFKIAVTDLKALEIEFPDEGKIIAAGIPWYTAPFGRDSLIASWQALVLNPEIAKNTLHFLARYQGKGIDKWREERPGKILHELRRGEMTRCREVPHSPYYGSIDATLWFVILLGNTYRWTLDGEMLWEMAAPLKGCLNWCWRYGDLDGDGYLEYWRESPAGLTNQGWKDSWDGVVDKDGRIPEGPLALVEVQAYYYLALCEGSFLLKVLGEKRAALELETRAQKLKERFNRDFWLEDEGYLIFALDGKKRPITTMVSNGGHALFTGILAPERARRVARRLLSDDFYSGWGIRTMSKNEKAYNPMSYHNGSVWPHDNAIIAAGLRRYQCLEELARLADGLFAAASFFNYRRWPELFCGFTRRGLSGPVRYPVACDPQAWAVGSLFTFLQHLLGLDLRENTLYISRPILLPGTKRVVLRNLAIAGSRLDLAFEEGEGKVFTNVLKKEGEIKVIIEA; the protein is encoded by the coding sequence ATGCTGGAAACTTCTTTAGATTTACGAAACAATCCTTGTGTTATGGAGCCGCGGACCGAGGTTTTAAAGGAAGGGAGCATGTTTTTTGTTTTTTTACCGGACGGTTCCCTAAATGACGCTGAAGGCGGCAGTTTGGGTCTGTACTATAACGATACGCGCTATCTCCATTTCATGGAATTTACCGTTAATGGATGGCGGGCCGTTTATCTTTCTTCTACGGTACGCGACAGCCACTTCAGCCAGATTGAGCTCACCAATCCTCCTTTTACCCTGGCAGATGGAACCTTGGTCCCCGCCCAGACAATTCACCTTCGCCTTTTAAGGTTGATTAAAGGTGCCCTTTACCAGCGGCTGCGCCTTATTAATTTTAACGCCTTTCCCGTCAGCTTGACACTCCATTTCACCTTTGCCGCCGATTTTCGTGATATTTTCGAAGTGCGGGGTAGTAGGCGCCCGCGCCGGGGGGAACTGCAGAAGACCGAGGTTCATCCTTTCGGTTTCATCCTTAACTACAAAGGGTTGGATAACGTCTTCCGTACAACCAGCATTACCTTTGAACCGGCGCCATGCAGCATTATAGGACAGCCCGGCCGTGGGGAGGGCACCTATGAAATAGTTCTCCCCCCTAAAAAAAAGATATATCTTTACTTAAAAATAGAACCCGACGGTCGCGGTGTTTTCGACGGCCAAATCAACGGAAGCTTTGCCGCGGTATCCATTGAGCTGGCCGCATCTTACCGCCGCTGGCAAAAGCAATGCACTCAGATTTGGACGGATAACAATTTTATTAACGATATGTTTAAAATAGCGGTCACCGACCTCAAGGCTTTGGAAATCGAGTTTCCTGATGAAGGCAAGATTATTGCCGCCGGCATACCCTGGTATACGGCACCCTTTGGCCGGGATTCCCTCATCGCTTCCTGGCAGGCCCTGGTCTTAAATCCGGAAATAGCTAAAAACACCCTGCATTTCCTGGCCCGGTATCAAGGAAAGGGAATTGACAAATGGCGAGAGGAAAGGCCGGGAAAAATCCTTCACGAACTGCGACGCGGCGAGATGACTCGCTGCCGGGAAGTGCCCCACAGCCCTTACTACGGTTCTATAGACGCCACCCTTTGGTTTGTAATCCTTTTAGGCAACACCTACAGGTGGACCTTGGACGGCGAAATGCTCTGGGAAATGGCCGCTCCTTTAAAGGGCTGCCTTAATTGGTGCTGGCGCTACGGTGATTTGGACGGCGACGGTTACCTGGAGTACTGGCGAGAATCGCCGGCAGGCTTAACCAATCAAGGCTGGAAGGATTCCTGGGACGGGGTGGTGGATAAAGATGGCCGCATTCCCGAAGGGCCCCTGGCCCTGGTTGAGGTGCAGGCTTACTACTACCTCGCCCTCTGTGAAGGGTCCTTCCTTTTGAAGGTACTGGGGGAAAAAAGGGCGGCCTTGGAGCTGGAAACTCGGGCCCAAAAATTGAAAGAACGTTTTAACCGCGATTTTTGGCTCGAAGATGAAGGTTATTTGATTTTTGCCCTCGATGGTAAAAAAAGGCCCATTACCACTATGGTTTCCAATGGCGGGCATGCCCTCTTTACCGGCATCCTCGCGCCGGAACGGGCCAGAAGAGTGGCCAGGAGGCTTCTTTCCGACGACTTTTACTCAGGTTGGGGTATTCGCACCATGAGCAAAAACGAAAAGGCATATAACCCCATGAGCTATCACAACGGTTCTGTTTGGCCCCATGATAATGCCATTATCGCGGCCGGGCTGCGCCGTTATCAATGTCTGGAAGAGCTGGCACGATTGGCCGACGGTCTGTTTGCCGCCGCTTCCTTCTTCAATTACCGCCGCTGGCCTGAACTATTCTGCGGTTTTACCCGTCGGGGGTTGAGCGGACCGGTGCGTTACCCTGTTGCCTGTGATCCCCAGGCCTGGGCGGTGGGAAGCCTCTTTACCTTTTTGCAACATTTACTCGGCTTGGATTTACGGGAAAACACCCTTTATATATCACGGCCTATCCTTCTGCCGGGCACTAAAAGGGTAGTTCTCAGAAATTTAGCCATTGCCGGGAGCAGGTTGGATTTGGCCTTTGAGGAAGGGGAAGGCAAGGTCTTTACCAATGTTTTAAAGAAAGAAGGGGAAATAAAGGTAATTATTGAAGCATAA
- a CDS encoding IS110 family transposase, whose translation MGKTLFVGIDIGSDTNVVRILDDTGEDVCGFSVSNDLPGAERLVERIVTEAELIDADKVKIGMEATNLYWWHLSQALHEAPELSAFDAEIAVINPKVIDGFKRIYPDMAKTDSLDARVIADCLRFGRVRPTPPPDMTYAPLQRLTRFRYHLVSNLTREKNRALNLIFLKFSTYQKECPFSDLFGQASRAVVGNLTPDEIANMPVEELVDMMLEHGNNRLKDVPEMARVIKQAACSSYRLNPKMRDAVDVTLAMSLETIRFFETQQKKIDQVIAKELKAIPQTLDTVPGIGPVYSAGIVAEIGDISRFKNHNALAKFAGLTWRQHQSSKFSAEDIPLTRSGNYYLRYYLIEAANSVRVREPEYAAFYRKKFTEARHHHHKRALVLTARKLVRMVFTLLSEGQIYRQRRLG comes from the coding sequence ATGGGAAAAACTCTTTTTGTCGGTATCGATATAGGGTCCGACACCAATGTGGTGCGCATCCTCGACGATACCGGCGAAGATGTCTGCGGTTTTAGCGTTTCCAACGACCTTCCCGGAGCTGAAAGGCTTGTGGAAAGGATTGTTACTGAAGCTGAGCTCATTGATGCTGATAAGGTTAAGATTGGCATGGAAGCTACTAACCTGTATTGGTGGCACCTTTCCCAGGCCCTGCATGAGGCCCCTGAACTCTCGGCTTTTGATGCGGAAATAGCGGTGATTAACCCTAAGGTAATTGATGGTTTTAAGCGTATCTATCCGGATATGGCTAAGACCGATTCCTTGGATGCCCGGGTTATTGCTGATTGCTTGCGGTTTGGACGGGTACGTCCAACACCTCCTCCTGATATGACCTATGCTCCTTTGCAACGGCTTACCCGGTTTCGCTATCACCTGGTCAGTAACCTCACTCGTGAGAAGAATAGGGCCCTCAATCTGATATTCCTTAAGTTCTCTACCTACCAGAAGGAGTGCCCCTTCTCCGATTTGTTCGGGCAGGCCTCCCGGGCCGTCGTTGGCAACCTCACCCCTGATGAAATTGCTAATATGCCGGTGGAAGAACTGGTCGATATGATGCTTGAGCACGGTAATAACCGCTTGAAGGATGTCCCGGAGATGGCCAGAGTTATTAAACAGGCGGCCTGCAGTTCCTACCGTTTAAACCCTAAAATGCGGGATGCTGTTGATGTTACCCTGGCCATGTCCCTGGAAACCATCCGCTTCTTTGAAACCCAGCAGAAGAAAATCGACCAGGTCATTGCTAAAGAACTTAAAGCCATTCCCCAAACGTTAGATACTGTTCCTGGTATCGGGCCAGTTTACTCTGCCGGCATTGTAGCCGAAATTGGTGACATCTCCAGGTTTAAGAACCACAATGCCCTTGCTAAATTTGCGGGCCTGACCTGGCGGCAGCATCAGTCTAGCAAGTTTTCTGCCGAGGATATCCCCTTAACCAGGTCCGGTAATTATTACTTACGGTACTACCTCATTGAAGCGGCTAATTCCGTCCGGGTGCGGGAGCCGGAATACGCCGCGTTCTACCGCAAGAAATTTACCGAAGCCAGGCATCATCACCATAAACGTGCCTTGGTCTTGACTGCCCGCAAGCTCGTGCGCATGGTCTTCACGCTGCTGAGTGAGGGCCAAATTTACCGGCAAAGGAGGTTGGGTTAA
- a CDS encoding alpha,alpha-trehalose-phosphate synthase (UDP-forming), translating into MAKKQTAKIIMVSNRGAYNLQATESGIRPVPAISGLVSAVEPLLKEKGGVWIAWGGREAPRKNATGLRLPVPQDDPLYSFQEVPLTAEEIELYYNGFSNGALWPLCHYFLEKCSYKAAEWETYVKVNNKFAEAALLETTEGDVVWVNDYHLALVPSIIRNRQPKAKQFFFWHIPFPHHDLLSTLPWASHILRGLLGTDVLGFHLRSYADNFLNAVASLLDAEVDFEHNTVYWQQRCIYVGAWPMGIDYHNFRRRAMDPATVSRAMALRSQFNVERLALSVERLDYTKGIVEKLLAWERFLDKSPKWRGRTSLIQIAVPSRTAVPAYRLLKEEVEAVVQRINHRFGQGSYRPVHFFWQGIPRQELVSYYLAADVMLVTPLRDGLNLVAKEYVASRRDGSGVLVLSRFAGAAQELKGAVLVNPYDLDGMAALFTRALNMDREEQEKRMRLMQERVRRYDIRWWLGCFYQAMMAAEREISHVSESTGS; encoded by the coding sequence GTGGCTAAAAAACAAACAGCTAAAATCATCATGGTTTCCAACCGGGGAGCGTACAATCTTCAAGCCACTGAAAGCGGTATCCGTCCTGTACCGGCCATCAGCGGCCTCGTTTCGGCAGTTGAACCTCTTTTAAAAGAAAAGGGAGGCGTGTGGATAGCCTGGGGTGGACGTGAGGCTCCACGGAAAAACGCCACAGGCCTACGGTTACCAGTACCCCAGGACGATCCGCTGTATTCTTTTCAGGAAGTTCCTTTAACTGCCGAGGAAATAGAACTTTATTATAATGGTTTCAGCAACGGCGCCCTGTGGCCCCTGTGCCATTATTTTTTAGAAAAATGTAGCTATAAAGCAGCAGAATGGGAGACATATGTTAAGGTTAATAACAAATTTGCCGAAGCTGCTCTCTTGGAAACAACGGAGGGCGATGTTGTTTGGGTAAACGACTATCACCTGGCCCTCGTTCCTTCAATCATTCGTAACCGTCAACCCAAGGCAAAACAATTCTTTTTCTGGCACATCCCCTTCCCCCATCACGATCTTCTGTCTACCCTTCCTTGGGCGTCCCATATCCTGCGCGGTCTTTTGGGAACCGATGTGCTGGGTTTTCATTTACGGTCGTATGCCGACAACTTCCTTAATGCAGTCGCGTCCCTGCTGGACGCCGAAGTGGATTTTGAACATAATACCGTCTACTGGCAACAAAGGTGCATTTATGTAGGGGCCTGGCCTATGGGTATCGATTACCACAACTTCCGCCGCCGGGCCATGGATCCGGCAACTGTATCCAGGGCGATGGCCCTTCGCAGTCAATTCAATGTAGAACGCCTGGCTTTGAGCGTAGAAAGGCTGGATTATACCAAAGGTATAGTGGAAAAACTCCTCGCCTGGGAGCGTTTCCTGGACAAATCGCCCAAATGGCGTGGCCGGACCTCCCTGATTCAAATTGCGGTGCCCAGCCGTACCGCCGTACCGGCTTATCGATTACTAAAGGAAGAAGTCGAAGCCGTGGTACAGCGCATTAACCATCGCTTCGGCCAAGGAAGCTACCGTCCCGTACATTTTTTCTGGCAGGGGATACCTCGTCAGGAATTGGTATCCTATTACCTTGCCGCCGACGTCATGCTGGTCACCCCTCTGCGCGACGGCTTAAACCTGGTTGCCAAAGAGTATGTAGCTTCCAGACGTGACGGCAGCGGGGTTTTGGTGTTAAGCCGTTTCGCCGGTGCCGCCCAGGAATTGAAGGGTGCCGTCCTCGTCAACCCCTATGACCTCGACGGTATGGCCGCCCTCTTTACCAGGGCCTTAAATATGGATCGCGAAGAACAGGAAAAAAGGATGCGTCTAATGCAGGAAAGGGTACGCCGTTACGACATCCGCTGGTGGTTGGGCTGTTTCTATCAAGCCATGATGGCCGCCGAAAGGGAAATTTCCCATGTCTCCGAATCAACTGGCAGCTAA
- the otsB gene encoding trehalose-phosphatase: MSPNQLAAKIRAGGEVLLMCDYDGTLVPLAPHPSLAQPGPHLLDLLRRLVMRPHLHMAVISGRSLDELRELLPVAGLYLAGLHGAYVLTPDKRVVSLIPSGKEKIPWAEIFKLAQKLTAGLPGFYLENKGEAVAIHYRLVPPKTAASVLHEFRRSMEPYHIFGIEFLEGNKVLEVRRRGINKGLAVTYFIKKWPRALPVYLGDDKTDADAFSALPPNGLAVRVGNVLTTETPYFLPSAKEVVELLAHLV, encoded by the coding sequence ATGTCTCCGAATCAACTGGCAGCTAAAATTCGCGCCGGCGGCGAAGTGCTTTTAATGTGCGATTACGACGGTACCCTTGTCCCCCTGGCCCCGCACCCCAGTTTAGCCCAACCCGGGCCCCATCTTTTAGATTTGCTGCGGCGCCTTGTTATGAGGCCCCATTTACATATGGCCGTAATCAGCGGCCGCAGCCTTGACGAATTGCGGGAACTCCTGCCCGTTGCAGGTCTTTATCTTGCCGGTCTGCACGGGGCGTACGTGTTAACCCCTGACAAACGGGTTGTAAGCCTTATTCCTTCAGGTAAAGAAAAAATCCCCTGGGCGGAAATTTTTAAACTGGCCCAAAAGTTAACGGCAGGCCTGCCGGGATTTTATCTAGAAAATAAAGGCGAGGCCGTAGCCATCCACTACCGGCTGGTCCCTCCCAAAACGGCGGCGTCGGTTTTACATGAGTTCCGGCGGTCCATGGAGCCATATCACATCTTCGGCATCGAATTCCTTGAAGGAAACAAAGTCCTCGAAGTGCGCCGTCGTGGTATCAATAAAGGCCTAGCGGTAACCTACTTTATCAAAAAATGGCCCAGGGCGCTGCCGGTTTATTTGGGTGACGACAAAACCGACGCCGACGCTTTTTCCGCCCTGCCCCCGAACGGCCTGGCAGTCCGCGTCGGCAACGTACTTACCACTGAAACTCCCTATTTTTTACCTTCGGCGAAAGAAGTCGTCGAACTTTTAGCCCACTTGGTTTAG